From a single Vagococcus xieshaowenii genomic region:
- a CDS encoding DUF916 and DUF3324 domain-containing protein, whose translation MKKILWLVGLLALISSIPKTYEAIDLTTEFSVNIVTPENQIDNQLTYFDIQTKAGSTEVLEVVLKNNSNTTLKIRQTLSTAITNSNGVVDYSKINAKKDNSLSYRLQDISELEELILLAPLEEKKIKVTISLPKDVPNGYLLGGLSYQLIKETDVNENEGILVKNNFSYVLGVQLLVGDKKQLISHMRLNKVKVVEQEGQIFLSAILQRDVSLGIKDMTILACVYKENDSSPLIEKEFIDVRMAPNSSMNVLTEWTNEELEDGQYVLELKAKTIDEEWKWRREFKVINAKKMNDMVSESEIVSDLHPAKKLYKKSWSILMMLTLIVFVVCFIIIIYLKRGNSNEED comes from the coding sequence ATGAAGAAAATACTGTGGTTAGTAGGACTATTAGCTTTAATTTCTAGTATACCAAAAACATATGAAGCTATAGATTTGACAACAGAATTTTCGGTTAATATAGTCACACCCGAAAATCAAATAGATAATCAGCTGACGTATTTTGATATACAAACTAAAGCAGGTTCAACAGAAGTACTAGAGGTTGTATTAAAGAACAATTCGAATACTACTCTAAAGATTAGACAAACATTAAGTACAGCAATAACTAATTCTAATGGAGTGGTAGATTATTCTAAAATCAATGCAAAAAAAGACAATAGTTTGTCTTATCGATTACAAGATATTAGTGAGTTGGAAGAGTTGATTTTACTAGCTCCTTTAGAGGAAAAGAAAATTAAGGTAACTATTAGTTTGCCCAAAGATGTCCCCAACGGTTATTTATTAGGAGGGCTATCTTATCAACTTATCAAAGAAACAGATGTTAATGAAAACGAGGGTATCTTAGTGAAAAATAATTTTTCTTACGTACTAGGAGTGCAATTATTGGTAGGAGATAAAAAACAATTAATTTCTCATATGAGATTAAATAAGGTAAAAGTAGTAGAACAAGAGGGTCAAATTTTTTTATCGGCTATTCTTCAACGAGACGTGTCATTGGGTATAAAAGACATGACAATTTTAGCCTGTGTTTATAAGGAGAATGATTCCTCACCATTAATTGAAAAAGAATTTATAGATGTTAGAATGGCTCCCAATTCTAGTATGAATGTCTTAACTGAGTGGACAAATGAGGAATTGGAAGATGGGCAGTATGTGTTAGAGCTAAAAGCGAAAACTATTGATGAGGAGTGGAAGTGGAGAAGAGAATTTAAGGTAATTAATGCTAAAAAAATGAATGACATGGTGAGTGAAAGTGAAATAGTATCGGATCTACATCCAGCAAAAAAACTTTATAAAAAAAGTTGGTCAATTTTGATGATGTTGACTTTGATAGTTTTTGTAGTGTGTTTTATTATAATTATCTATTTAAAGAGAGGCAATTCTAATGAAGAGGACTGA
- a CDS encoding WxL domain-containing protein, whose amino-acid sequence MRKLIVLINGVLVLGVSLVILEGEKVEADSAEARSKVSASFTFSDTIGDIKPVDPINPDPSVPGNPGGPSNPDLPEEEIPVGPGTGSNGDGLLKIDYVSNFYFGKMEYHPLEGADSYAYPETWVTEDGEKTTVPNYVQVSDLRANNKGWNLTVTQESPFKSGDSELQGAQMSLANITSQNISGSQNPEVSSGEQVLKIGESIKIASAKATTPSNIGESIGVGTNIIRFGDTQTMKESVKLHVPSGVSVIKDVAYSTSLLWTLNDTPL is encoded by the coding sequence ATGAGAAAATTAATAGTTCTTATTAATGGTGTATTAGTTTTAGGTGTTAGTTTAGTTATTTTAGAAGGAGAAAAAGTAGAAGCGGATTCAGCTGAAGCAAGGTCTAAAGTAAGTGCTTCATTTACGTTTTCAGATACGATTGGAGATATAAAACCGGTTGATCCTATTAATCCAGATCCATCAGTTCCGGGAAATCCAGGTGGTCCATCTAATCCAGATTTACCTGAGGAAGAAATTCCAGTGGGACCTGGAACAGGAAGTAATGGGGACGGATTATTAAAGATTGATTATGTGTCAAATTTTTATTTTGGAAAGATGGAATATCATCCATTAGAAGGTGCTGATAGTTATGCATATCCGGAGACCTGGGTGACGGAAGATGGAGAAAAAACAACGGTACCTAATTATGTTCAAGTGTCTGATTTAAGGGCTAACAATAAGGGATGGAATTTAACAGTTACACAGGAATCACCTTTTAAATCAGGTGATTCAGAATTACAAGGAGCACAGATGAGTTTGGCAAATATCACGAGTCAAAATATTAGTGGATCACAAAATCCGGAGGTTTCTTCTGGTGAACAAGTCTTGAAGATTGGAGAATCTATAAAAATTGCTTCAGCTAAGGCAACAACACCGAGTAATATTGGAGAATCGATAGGGGTAGGAACCAACATTATTCGTTTTGGTGATACTCAGACGATGAAAGAAAGTGTAAAGTTACATGTTCCTTCAGGCGTATCAGTTATTAAAGATGTTGCTTATTCAACAAGTTTATTATGGACGTTGAATGACACACCTTTGTAA
- a CDS encoding helix-turn-helix domain-containing protein, protein MGLFFKILRKERGLSLEQCSKGIFSKAGLSKFERGHSDITLKKFLLLMERLDISIPEFLNYINNRELSTVTLFFDKVKQAYKQGNTSLLLHYFQQEEEKYEQTAIISYRIKSTMILILLSSIDGCYKPSETRVIELSNYLFERERWYLFELLIFKNSVLLINPNLSSLLITELIKKKKNNNIPIYNKIISETLLNSTIVEFNKKNYDICLLYLNEVKHLLDPEDFFLKYVYQLLKECIKLKHKPDPNYDRLYFLLDILDTLGEDYQVVIYKNFVEKAIFTS, encoded by the coding sequence GTGGGCTTGTTTTTTAAAATTCTTAGAAAAGAAAGAGGACTTTCTCTAGAACAATGTTCAAAAGGGATTTTTTCAAAAGCGGGTTTATCCAAATTCGAACGGGGACATAGTGATATTACCTTAAAAAAATTTTTACTATTGATGGAGCGATTAGATATTTCTATACCAGAATTTTTAAATTATATAAATAACAGAGAACTTTCAACGGTCACGCTATTTTTCGACAAAGTAAAACAGGCTTATAAACAAGGTAATACCTCACTTCTCCTCCACTACTTTCAACAAGAAGAAGAAAAATATGAACAAACAGCTATTATTTCTTACCGAATAAAAAGCACTATGATTCTAATATTACTTTCGTCAATCGATGGTTGTTATAAACCATCAGAAACGCGAGTTATTGAGTTATCTAATTATCTATTTGAACGTGAACGTTGGTACTTATTTGAACTATTAATTTTCAAAAATAGCGTTCTACTGATAAACCCTAATCTTTCAAGCTTATTAATCACTGAACTTATAAAAAAGAAGAAGAATAATAATATCCCTATTTATAATAAAATAATTTCTGAAACACTATTAAATTCTACTATAGTAGAATTTAATAAAAAAAACTACGATATTTGCCTACTCTATCTAAATGAAGTCAAACATCTACTTGATCCTGAAGATTTCTTTCTTAAGTACGTCTATCAACTATTAAAAGAATGTATAAAATTAAAGCACAAACCAGATCCTAACTATGATCGTCTCTATTTTTTATTAGATATTTTAGATACTCTAGGAGAAGATTATCAAGTTGTCATATACAAAAACTTTGTTGAAAAAGCGATATTTACCTCTTAA
- a CDS encoding putative holin-like toxin — MNHFKRSSILSVAEAIGLMISFGSLIATIIFGLLSVIKNDKKINLITLAELGLFFSKL, encoded by the coding sequence ATGAATCATTTTAAAAGAAGTAGCATTTTGTCTGTTGCTGAAGCAATAGGCTTAATGATAAGTTTCGGTTCTTTAATCGCAACGATCATTTTTGGCTTGTTGTCAGTTATTAAAAACGACAAAAAAATAAACCTCATAACTTTAGCAGAGTTAGGTTTATTTTTTTCTAAATTATAA
- a CDS encoding type II toxin-antitoxin system HicB family antitoxin — protein MKKIYPAVFSEEEAGGYYIQFPDLEGNGTQGDTLEEGLDFASDYLGIVLSDLVEHNESLPKPSNIKDISVKDDEFVTLIEVDLSEYIQDNRLSRTNTNIPVWLKTRAEKQGINFSKLLTEALMNKLEV, from the coding sequence ATGAAAAAAATCTACCCTGCTGTATTTTCAGAAGAAGAAGCTGGTGGTTACTACATTCAATTTCCTGATTTAGAAGGTAATGGAACACAAGGTGATACATTAGAAGAAGGTTTAGATTTTGCCTCAGATTATCTAGGTATTGTCTTATCTGACTTAGTGGAACATAACGAATCACTTCCTAAACCTTCAAATATTAAAGACATTTCTGTAAAAGATGATGAATTTGTGACGTTGATTGAAGTTGATTTATCAGAGTATATTCAAGATAATAGATTATCTAGAACTAACACCAATATACCTGTATGGTTAAAAACAAGAGCAGAAAAGCAAGGAATTAATTTTTCCAAGCTATTGACTGAAGCGTTAATGAATAAATTAGAAGTTTAA
- a CDS encoding type II toxin-antitoxin system HicA family toxin has product MPLTDREMIKLLVKEGWIIKPKQGKGSHTKLTKEGHRRPIIVPKGELKYGTERSILKEAGLL; this is encoded by the coding sequence TTGCCACTTACAGATAGAGAAATGATTAAACTTTTGGTAAAAGAAGGATGGATAATCAAACCGAAACAAGGTAAAGGTTCTCATACTAAATTAACCAAAGAAGGTCATAGACGACCAATCATTGTTCCTAAAGGAGAGTTAAAATATGGAACGGAACGCTCAATTTTGAAAGAAGCAGGACTTTTATAG
- a CDS encoding class I SAM-dependent methyltransferase, whose protein sequence is MFSTNFYPSPEKVARLLLEDLNLTDARVLEPSAGKGDLVDAIAKENSVKIDCIELNQDLQGVLHSKGNTVQADDFINYETYTEYDAIIMNPPFDNGAKHLLKAIRLAEKQISKPCNIRCILNAETIRNPHTFDRQTLLNLLNQYQATFSYHDDLFIDAERKTSVRTVIIKLTIDRVRTNVSDLYAKILNTVKNATLEENQKLEKSLSCFVKSNEINERVNSIKTLVYQYEAHVKLIKERFKADTALKYFESMLPSMSYCSKKSNLTQINDDIQSTRYTYWEQILQTDEFSKQLTEHGKQQLRKQMETSASMEINLVNIELLLMAVTQNSSSLCLESCLHFFKEITKYHQKEYSNNVHYYNGWKTNNAFKVNKKIIKPFDNYGRGMDASDMGLSYYNTVNPKPEFNHVRYSVREYILDLVKMLQLLKPSVSNEFIANGIGDFENETFRFKMFSKGTVHIWIKDQELLEYFNVLCGQHFNWLPSDDEIKQDDEAREIMAKEFKHYTKKLNIAG, encoded by the coding sequence ATGTTTAGTACTAATTTTTATCCATCACCTGAGAAGGTAGCTCGATTATTATTGGAAGATTTAAATTTAACAGATGCAAGAGTGCTAGAGCCATCAGCCGGTAAGGGTGATTTAGTGGATGCAATCGCCAAAGAAAACAGTGTTAAAATAGATTGTATTGAGTTGAACCAAGACTTACAAGGTGTATTACACTCTAAAGGAAATACAGTACAAGCAGATGATTTTATAAATTATGAAACATATACAGAATATGACGCAATTATTATGAATCCACCGTTCGACAACGGAGCAAAACATTTACTTAAAGCAATTCGCCTAGCAGAAAAACAAATTTCTAAACCTTGTAACATACGTTGCATTTTAAATGCTGAAACGATTAGAAACCCGCATACGTTTGATAGGCAAACACTGTTAAATTTATTAAACCAGTATCAAGCTACATTTTCATATCATGATGATTTATTTATAGACGCTGAAAGAAAGACCTCAGTCCGAACTGTTATCATTAAGTTAACGATTGATCGTGTACGGACTAACGTGTCAGATTTATATGCAAAAATACTTAATACAGTTAAAAATGCTACTCTTGAAGAGAATCAAAAATTAGAAAAAAGCTTATCTTGTTTCGTCAAATCGAATGAAATTAATGAGAGAGTTAACTCCATAAAAACATTAGTTTATCAGTATGAAGCCCATGTTAAACTTATTAAGGAACGTTTCAAAGCGGATACAGCTTTAAAATATTTTGAGAGCATGTTACCATCTATGAGTTATTGTTCCAAAAAAAGTAATTTAACACAAATTAATGATGATATTCAAAGTACACGCTACACATATTGGGAACAAATATTACAAACAGATGAATTCTCTAAACAATTAACCGAACACGGTAAACAACAACTAAGAAAACAAATGGAAACTTCTGCATCTATGGAAATTAACTTAGTAAATATTGAGTTACTTTTAATGGCAGTTACACAGAACTCTTCCAGCCTTTGTTTAGAAAGTTGTCTTCATTTCTTTAAAGAAATAACTAAATACCATCAAAAAGAGTATAGTAATAATGTACACTATTACAACGGGTGGAAAACTAATAATGCATTTAAAGTGAATAAGAAGATTATTAAACCCTTCGATAATTACGGTAGGGGAATGGACGCAAGCGATATGGGGCTTAGTTATTACAATACTGTCAATCCTAAACCAGAATTTAACCATGTTAGGTACTCAGTTAGAGAATATATTCTAGATTTAGTAAAGATGTTGCAATTACTAAAACCATCCGTAAGTAATGAATTTATAGCGAACGGAATAGGTGATTTTGAAAACGAAACGTTTAGATTTAAGATGTTTTCTAAAGGAACTGTTCATATTTGGATTAAAGACCAGGAACTTTTAGAATATTTTAATGTGTTGTGTGGCCAACATTTTAACTGGCTCCCTTCAGATGACGAAATAAAACAAGATGATGAAGCACGAGAAATTATGGCCAAAGAGTTTAAGCACTATACGAAGAAATTAAACATAGCTGGATAA
- a CDS encoding PcfJ domain-containing protein, with protein MKSEDRLKHYIENKLTPPKAFFTWCLSHLPVYEWKNKQQVIRSSERPTDIVITKRLTKNSQLNKESKYFAFAIVLSTSKRIEIQSYAFWQVIKNGKEEVTYELSNFELFQKDQHIKLYHHNGSIYGNTVPQSEVKYGYYSAMPSSKYFDVRFYPNNWQERIFKISELKYIEPFRMFFDDIEHVYKYKNEIEFLQKLNAKKIAHDVITRRADMRFVNQKWLRKNKHLLKNCDKNFADFFIELVAKERKGYIVPGIEKYMTYKELRQIPKNVGFVRFQNWLIKQEKTFEYYKDYVKMQKQLEVQLNHPHVILPKDLAKAHDDCVKNINLLNKKMEEERLNKQLAERKGMEKSIGKYKFIVPKQVKDIIREGNELVHCVGGNHYLSKHESGKTTIIFIRKEEDIDTPFYTMEYRDNRIVQVRGQRNAIAPNDVLKATEKWLELVKGKDSHS; from the coding sequence ATGAAATCAGAAGATAGATTAAAGCATTACATTGAAAATAAATTGACACCACCTAAAGCGTTCTTTACGTGGTGTCTGTCACATTTACCCGTTTACGAATGGAAGAACAAGCAACAAGTGATAAGAAGTAGTGAACGTCCTACAGATATCGTGATTACAAAGCGATTAACTAAAAACAGTCAGTTAAATAAAGAGTCTAAGTATTTTGCATTTGCTATTGTGTTAAGCACGTCAAAACGTATAGAAATTCAGTCATACGCTTTTTGGCAAGTGATAAAAAATGGTAAAGAAGAAGTCACATATGAATTATCTAATTTTGAGTTATTTCAAAAAGACCAACACATTAAACTTTATCATCATAACGGAAGTATATATGGAAATACAGTACCACAATCAGAAGTAAAATATGGCTATTATAGCGCTATGCCATCTAGTAAATATTTCGACGTACGTTTTTATCCGAATAATTGGCAAGAGAGAATATTTAAAATATCAGAGTTAAAGTATATTGAACCCTTTAGAATGTTTTTCGATGATATTGAACATGTCTATAAGTACAAAAATGAAATAGAATTTTTACAGAAATTAAACGCAAAAAAAATAGCTCATGACGTTATAACAAGACGAGCAGATATGAGGTTTGTCAATCAAAAATGGTTGAGAAAAAACAAGCACTTATTAAAAAATTGTGATAAGAATTTTGCAGATTTTTTTATCGAATTAGTAGCGAAAGAACGAAAAGGATATATAGTACCAGGCATAGAAAAATATATGACCTATAAGGAACTTAGACAGATACCTAAAAATGTAGGCTTTGTGAGGTTTCAAAATTGGCTAATCAAACAAGAGAAAACATTTGAATATTATAAAGATTATGTAAAAATGCAAAAGCAGTTAGAAGTACAATTAAATCATCCGCATGTTATCTTGCCAAAAGACTTAGCAAAAGCTCATGATGATTGTGTTAAGAATATCAATCTATTAAATAAAAAAATGGAAGAAGAACGTCTAAATAAGCAATTGGCAGAACGAAAAGGAATGGAAAAGAGTATAGGAAAGTATAAATTTATAGTACCTAAACAAGTGAAAGATATTATACGAGAAGGGAACGAACTCGTTCACTGTGTAGGAGGAAATCACTATTTATCTAAACATGAGAGCGGTAAGACAACCATCATCTTTATAAGAAAAGAAGAGGACATCGACACGCCTTTTTACACTATGGAATACCGAGATAATAGAATAGTCCAAGTACGAGGACAAAGAAACGCAATAGCTCCTAATGACGTATTAAAAGCAACTGAAAAGTGGTTAGAACTCGTTAAAGGGAAAGATAGTCATTCTTAA